Proteins co-encoded in one Neodiprion lecontei isolate iyNeoLeco1 chromosome 3, iyNeoLeco1.1, whole genome shotgun sequence genomic window:
- the LOC107225340 gene encoding probable phospholipid-transporting ATPase IIB isoform X2 has product METHSNVIRLSKEDIPLISRPRNDRSWTRCCTWMWRRCCRERELRARTIHIGQPLYEKFPTNVIRNQKYNVITFLPLVLFQQFKFFLNLYFLIMAMSQFLPDIRIGYLYTYWGPLGFVLTVTICREAVDDFRRYKRDKEVNAQKYYRIVRGSDTPELVPSSKLRVGDLVIVEKGQRVPADLVLLRTTEKSGACFVRTDQLDGETDWKLRLAVPATQKLDNDAQLFDIKASLYVEKPQKDIHSFIGTFTRYDGYSSEESLGVDNTLWANTAIASGSALGIVVYTGQETRSLMNHSAPRSKVGLLDQEINQLTKVLFCAVIGLALVMMCLKGFNGPWYRYMFRFVLLFSYIIPISLRVNLDMGKTFYAWCIQRDREIAGTVVRTTTIPEELGRISYLLSDKTGTLTQNIMVFKKLHLGTVSYGQETFDEVTSVLKAYYSTPSSENSPIRVSTMSYGGKVRRSESTRIYEAVHALALCHNVTPVYDDSTVTNNLDTVSVETGDTGSIQSQTEADQHYYPAEQKPSYQASSPDEVALVKWTEEVGLGLVKRDLVSMQLKAPNGQVLNYQILQSFPFTSETKRMGIIVREEASGETVFYLKGADVVMSGIVQYNDWLEEECGNMAREGLRTLVVAKKTLTEEQYLDFEARYNAARMCVSDRASRVTAVIESLEREMELLCVTGVEDKLQDRVRPTLELLRNAGIKIWMLTGDKLETATCIAKSSRLVSRTQGLHVFKSVVTRTDAHLELNTFRKKQDCALVISGDSLEVCLQYYENEFLELACGSPAVVCCRCSPTQKAEVVTLIQQHTGKRTAAVGDGGNDVSMIQAADAGIGLEGLEGRQASLAADFSIPQFSHLSTLLLVHGRRSYKRSAALSQFVIHRGLIISTMQAVFSAVFYLSSVALYQGFLMVGYATIYTMFPVFSLVLDKDVSEKIALTYPELYKDLSKGRCLSYKTFFTWILISIYQGGVIMYGALIMFEDEFIHIVAISFSALVLTELIMVALTVRTWHKIMVLAEILSLGLYLLSLVVLKDYFDAEFIKTTDFLWKVLVITLVSCMPLYILKFLRKKFSPPSYTKLT; this is encoded by the exons ATGGAGACCCACAGTAACGTAATAAGACTTTCGAAGGAGGACATTCCGCTGATATCGAGGCCCAGGAATGACAGGTCGTGGACAAG ATGTTGCACATGGATGTGGCGACGATGTTGCAGAGAAAGGGAACTCCGAGCCAGGACAATTCACATTGGACAACCGCTGTACGAAAAGTTTCCAACAAATGTCATCAGAAACCAAAAATACAATGTTATCACATTTCTACCTCTG GTTCTATTTCAGcagttcaaatttttcttgaacCTGTACTTCCTCATAATGGCCATGTCTCAGTTTTTACCTGACATAAGAATCGGATATTTGTACACATACTGGGGACCTTTAGGCTTCGTTTTAACAGTGACAATTTGCCGTGAAGCCGTTGATGACTTCAGGCGTTATAAAAGGGACAAGGAAGTCAATGCGCAAAAATATTACAGAATAGTTCGAGGAAGTGACACACCAGAGCTTGTTCCAAGTTCAAAATTACGAGTCGGTGACTTG gtaattgttgaaaaaggcCAGAGAGTTCCAGCTGATTTAGTGCTGTTACGGACTACTGAAAAGTCCGGAGCATGTTTCGTCAGAACGGATCAACTGGACGGAGAAACAGACTGGAAGTTACGGTTAGCTGTTCCTGCTACTCAAAAATTGGATAACGATGCTCAGTTATTTGATATCAAAGCAAGCCTCTATGTCGAAAAGCCACAGAAAGATATACATAGCTTTATCGGAACCTTTACTAGA TATGATGGATACAGTAGTGAAGAAAGCCTTGGTGTGGACAACACCCTGTGGGCAAATACTGCAATAGCCTCAGGTTCTGCGTTAGGAATAGTTGTCTATACTGGCCAAGAAACCCGATCATTGATGAATCATTCCGCTCCAAGATCCAAAGTCGGTTTACTTGACCAAGAGATCAATCAGCTAACCAAG GTCTTATTTTGTGCGGTGATCGGTCTTGCTTTGGTAATGATGTGTTTGAAGGGTTTCAACGGCCCTTGGTACCGCTACATGTTCCGTTTCGTATTGCTGTTCTCATACATAATCCCTATAAGTTTGCGAGTAAACTTGGACATGGGCAAGACATTTTACGCTTGGTGTATTCaaagagatagagaaataGCAGGCACAGTTGTCAGAACGACAACGATCCCTGAAGAACTGGGCAGAATATCGTATTTGCTTAGCGACAAGACGGGAACATTAACACAAAATATAatggttttcaaaaaattgcatttgGGAACAGTATCGTATGGTCAAGAAACGTTCGACGAAGTTACTTCTGTATTGAAAGCTTACTATTCGACACCAAGCTCTGAAAATTCTCCAATAAGAGTATCCACTATGTCTTATGGTGGTAAAGTCAGAAGATCTGAAAGCACAAGAATTTACGAAGCTGTCCACGCCCTAGCACTTTGCCACAATGTTACGCCAGTTTACGACGATTCAACTGTTACTAACAATTTGGATACAGTAAGCGTAGAAACTGGAGATACAGGATCTATTCAAAG CCAAACGGAAGCTGATCAACACTATTATCCGGCGGAGCAAAAACCGAGTTACCAAGCCTCGAGTCCAGATGAAGTCGCATTGGTGAAATGGACCGAAGAAGTTGGTTTGGGTCTTGTAAAACGTGACTTAGTATCTATGCAGTTGAAGGCACCAAATGGACAGGTTTTGAATTACCAAATTTTGCAATCTTTTCCTTTCACATCTGAGACGAAAAGGATGGGTATCATTGTCAGAGAGGAAGCCAGTGGCGAAACGGTGTTTTATTTGAAAGGCGCTGATGTTGTTATGTCGGGAATAGTACAATACAATGATTGGCTCGAGGAAGAATGTGGAAACATGGCCAGAGAGGGACTGAGAACTTTGGTTGTCGCTAAAAAGACTCTCACAGAAGAACAATATCTCGATTTTGAAGCTAG GTACAATGCAGCACGAATGTGCGTCAGTGACAGAGCTTCCAGAGTTACCGCAGTTATAGAAAGTCTCGAAAGGGAAATGGAACTTTTGTGTGTAACAGGCGTTGAAGATAAGCTCCAAGATCGAGTAAGGCCTACTTTGGAGCTGCTAAGAAATGCAGGAATCAAG ATATGGATGTTGACAGGGGATAAATTGGAAACAGCAACGTGCATAGCAAAGTCTTCCCGACTAGTTTCGCGAACTCAAGGACTTCACGTATTCAAGTCCGTTGTGACAAGAACAGACGCACATTTAGAACTGAATACTTTTAGGAAAAAGCAAGATTGCGCGCTTGTTATCAGCGGAGATTCTCTCGAAGTGTGTCTTCAGTACTATGAGAATGAATTTCTGGAATTGGCATGTGGCTCGCCAGCCGTCGTCTGCTGTCGATGTTCACCAACGCAAAAAGCCGAAGTTGTTACGCTCATACAACAGCACACTGGCAAAAGAACTGCAGCAGTTGGTGACGGTGGAAACGACGTTTCAATGATACAAGCAGCGGATGCTG GCATCGGCTTGGAGGGTTTAGAAGGACGTCAGGCATCTTTAGCTGCTGATTTTTCGATTCCTCAATTTAGTCATCTCTCTACATTGTTACTCGTTCATGGCAGACGAAGTTACAAGCGATCTGCTGCTCTGAGTCAATTCGTCATCCATCGTGGCTTGATCATTTCTACAATGCAGGCTGTGTTTTCAGcggttttttatttgtcgtctGTGGCGTTGTATCAGGGATTCTTAATGGTTGG CTACGCAACGATTTACACGATGTTCCCAGTGTTTTCATTGGTATTGGATAAGGACGTATCCGAAAAAATTGCACTTACCTATCCAGAGCTTTATAAAGATCTTAGCAAAGGACGTTGTCTGTCTTATAAAACATTCTTTACGTGGATTTTGATCAGTATATATCAAG gGGGAGTGATAATGTATGGTGCCCTCATCATGTTCGAAGATGAATTCATCCACATTGTGGCTATTAGCTTTTCGGCGTTGGTATTAACAGAATTGATCATGGTGGCCTTGACTGTTCGAACCTGGCACAAAATTATGGTTCTTGCTGAAATTTTATCTTTGGGGTTATATTTGTTATCCTTGGTCGTGTTGAAGGATTATTTCG ATGCCGAATTCATAAAAACCACAGATTTCCTTTGGAAAGTACTAGTGATAACGTTGGTCTCGTGTATGCCGTtgtacattttgaaatttttgagaaaaaagttttcaccaCCGAGTTATACAAAGTTGACTTAA
- the LOC107225340 gene encoding probable phospholipid-transporting ATPase IIB isoform X1, with protein sequence MRLEELPLRLSSDERDFEMDEETDYLLQPSEDSIRLLASRNRRFNTCSRFCTNILCGCCTWMWRRCCRERELRARTIHIGQPLYEKFPTNVIRNQKYNVITFLPLVLFQQFKFFLNLYFLIMAMSQFLPDIRIGYLYTYWGPLGFVLTVTICREAVDDFRRYKRDKEVNAQKYYRIVRGSDTPELVPSSKLRVGDLVIVEKGQRVPADLVLLRTTEKSGACFVRTDQLDGETDWKLRLAVPATQKLDNDAQLFDIKASLYVEKPQKDIHSFIGTFTRYDGYSSEESLGVDNTLWANTAIASGSALGIVVYTGQETRSLMNHSAPRSKVGLLDQEINQLTKVLFCAVIGLALVMMCLKGFNGPWYRYMFRFVLLFSYIIPISLRVNLDMGKTFYAWCIQRDREIAGTVVRTTTIPEELGRISYLLSDKTGTLTQNIMVFKKLHLGTVSYGQETFDEVTSVLKAYYSTPSSENSPIRVSTMSYGGKVRRSESTRIYEAVHALALCHNVTPVYDDSTVTNNLDTVSVETGDTGSIQSQTEADQHYYPAEQKPSYQASSPDEVALVKWTEEVGLGLVKRDLVSMQLKAPNGQVLNYQILQSFPFTSETKRMGIIVREEASGETVFYLKGADVVMSGIVQYNDWLEEECGNMAREGLRTLVVAKKTLTEEQYLDFEARYNAARMCVSDRASRVTAVIESLEREMELLCVTGVEDKLQDRVRPTLELLRNAGIKIWMLTGDKLETATCIAKSSRLVSRTQGLHVFKSVVTRTDAHLELNTFRKKQDCALVISGDSLEVCLQYYENEFLELACGSPAVVCCRCSPTQKAEVVTLIQQHTGKRTAAVGDGGNDVSMIQAADAGIGLEGLEGRQASLAADFSIPQFSHLSTLLLVHGRRSYKRSAALSQFVIHRGLIISTMQAVFSAVFYLSSVALYQGFLMVGYATIYTMFPVFSLVLDKDVSEKIALTYPELYKDLSKGRCLSYKTFFTWILISIYQGGVIMYGALIMFEDEFIHIVAISFSALVLTELIMVALTVRTWHKIMVLAEILSLGLYLLSLVVLKDYFDAEFIKTTDFLWKVLVITLVSCMPLYILKFLRKKFSPPSYTKLT encoded by the exons ATGAGGCTGGAGGAGTTGCCATTGCGTCTTAGCTCGGACGAACGAGACTTCGAAATGGATGAAGAAACTGACTACCTTTTGCAACCTTCGGAAGATAGCATTCGGTTGTTGGCGTCAAGAAATCGACGTTTCAACACCTGCTCACGATTCTGCACAAACATTTTGTGCGG ATGTTGCACATGGATGTGGCGACGATGTTGCAGAGAAAGGGAACTCCGAGCCAGGACAATTCACATTGGACAACCGCTGTACGAAAAGTTTCCAACAAATGTCATCAGAAACCAAAAATACAATGTTATCACATTTCTACCTCTG GTTCTATTTCAGcagttcaaatttttcttgaacCTGTACTTCCTCATAATGGCCATGTCTCAGTTTTTACCTGACATAAGAATCGGATATTTGTACACATACTGGGGACCTTTAGGCTTCGTTTTAACAGTGACAATTTGCCGTGAAGCCGTTGATGACTTCAGGCGTTATAAAAGGGACAAGGAAGTCAATGCGCAAAAATATTACAGAATAGTTCGAGGAAGTGACACACCAGAGCTTGTTCCAAGTTCAAAATTACGAGTCGGTGACTTG gtaattgttgaaaaaggcCAGAGAGTTCCAGCTGATTTAGTGCTGTTACGGACTACTGAAAAGTCCGGAGCATGTTTCGTCAGAACGGATCAACTGGACGGAGAAACAGACTGGAAGTTACGGTTAGCTGTTCCTGCTACTCAAAAATTGGATAACGATGCTCAGTTATTTGATATCAAAGCAAGCCTCTATGTCGAAAAGCCACAGAAAGATATACATAGCTTTATCGGAACCTTTACTAGA TATGATGGATACAGTAGTGAAGAAAGCCTTGGTGTGGACAACACCCTGTGGGCAAATACTGCAATAGCCTCAGGTTCTGCGTTAGGAATAGTTGTCTATACTGGCCAAGAAACCCGATCATTGATGAATCATTCCGCTCCAAGATCCAAAGTCGGTTTACTTGACCAAGAGATCAATCAGCTAACCAAG GTCTTATTTTGTGCGGTGATCGGTCTTGCTTTGGTAATGATGTGTTTGAAGGGTTTCAACGGCCCTTGGTACCGCTACATGTTCCGTTTCGTATTGCTGTTCTCATACATAATCCCTATAAGTTTGCGAGTAAACTTGGACATGGGCAAGACATTTTACGCTTGGTGTATTCaaagagatagagaaataGCAGGCACAGTTGTCAGAACGACAACGATCCCTGAAGAACTGGGCAGAATATCGTATTTGCTTAGCGACAAGACGGGAACATTAACACAAAATATAatggttttcaaaaaattgcatttgGGAACAGTATCGTATGGTCAAGAAACGTTCGACGAAGTTACTTCTGTATTGAAAGCTTACTATTCGACACCAAGCTCTGAAAATTCTCCAATAAGAGTATCCACTATGTCTTATGGTGGTAAAGTCAGAAGATCTGAAAGCACAAGAATTTACGAAGCTGTCCACGCCCTAGCACTTTGCCACAATGTTACGCCAGTTTACGACGATTCAACTGTTACTAACAATTTGGATACAGTAAGCGTAGAAACTGGAGATACAGGATCTATTCAAAG CCAAACGGAAGCTGATCAACACTATTATCCGGCGGAGCAAAAACCGAGTTACCAAGCCTCGAGTCCAGATGAAGTCGCATTGGTGAAATGGACCGAAGAAGTTGGTTTGGGTCTTGTAAAACGTGACTTAGTATCTATGCAGTTGAAGGCACCAAATGGACAGGTTTTGAATTACCAAATTTTGCAATCTTTTCCTTTCACATCTGAGACGAAAAGGATGGGTATCATTGTCAGAGAGGAAGCCAGTGGCGAAACGGTGTTTTATTTGAAAGGCGCTGATGTTGTTATGTCGGGAATAGTACAATACAATGATTGGCTCGAGGAAGAATGTGGAAACATGGCCAGAGAGGGACTGAGAACTTTGGTTGTCGCTAAAAAGACTCTCACAGAAGAACAATATCTCGATTTTGAAGCTAG GTACAATGCAGCACGAATGTGCGTCAGTGACAGAGCTTCCAGAGTTACCGCAGTTATAGAAAGTCTCGAAAGGGAAATGGAACTTTTGTGTGTAACAGGCGTTGAAGATAAGCTCCAAGATCGAGTAAGGCCTACTTTGGAGCTGCTAAGAAATGCAGGAATCAAG ATATGGATGTTGACAGGGGATAAATTGGAAACAGCAACGTGCATAGCAAAGTCTTCCCGACTAGTTTCGCGAACTCAAGGACTTCACGTATTCAAGTCCGTTGTGACAAGAACAGACGCACATTTAGAACTGAATACTTTTAGGAAAAAGCAAGATTGCGCGCTTGTTATCAGCGGAGATTCTCTCGAAGTGTGTCTTCAGTACTATGAGAATGAATTTCTGGAATTGGCATGTGGCTCGCCAGCCGTCGTCTGCTGTCGATGTTCACCAACGCAAAAAGCCGAAGTTGTTACGCTCATACAACAGCACACTGGCAAAAGAACTGCAGCAGTTGGTGACGGTGGAAACGACGTTTCAATGATACAAGCAGCGGATGCTG GCATCGGCTTGGAGGGTTTAGAAGGACGTCAGGCATCTTTAGCTGCTGATTTTTCGATTCCTCAATTTAGTCATCTCTCTACATTGTTACTCGTTCATGGCAGACGAAGTTACAAGCGATCTGCTGCTCTGAGTCAATTCGTCATCCATCGTGGCTTGATCATTTCTACAATGCAGGCTGTGTTTTCAGcggttttttatttgtcgtctGTGGCGTTGTATCAGGGATTCTTAATGGTTGG CTACGCAACGATTTACACGATGTTCCCAGTGTTTTCATTGGTATTGGATAAGGACGTATCCGAAAAAATTGCACTTACCTATCCAGAGCTTTATAAAGATCTTAGCAAAGGACGTTGTCTGTCTTATAAAACATTCTTTACGTGGATTTTGATCAGTATATATCAAG gGGGAGTGATAATGTATGGTGCCCTCATCATGTTCGAAGATGAATTCATCCACATTGTGGCTATTAGCTTTTCGGCGTTGGTATTAACAGAATTGATCATGGTGGCCTTGACTGTTCGAACCTGGCACAAAATTATGGTTCTTGCTGAAATTTTATCTTTGGGGTTATATTTGTTATCCTTGGTCGTGTTGAAGGATTATTTCG ATGCCGAATTCATAAAAACCACAGATTTCCTTTGGAAAGTACTAGTGATAACGTTGGTCTCGTGTATGCCGTtgtacattttgaaatttttgagaaaaaagttttcaccaCCGAGTTATACAAAGTTGACTTAA
- the LOC107225340 gene encoding probable phospholipid-transporting ATPase IIB isoform X3 — MCSPPCCHTTHELNSRFRTCCTWMWRRCCRERELRARTIHIGQPLYEKFPTNVIRNQKYNVITFLPLVLFQQFKFFLNLYFLIMAMSQFLPDIRIGYLYTYWGPLGFVLTVTICREAVDDFRRYKRDKEVNAQKYYRIVRGSDTPELVPSSKLRVGDLVIVEKGQRVPADLVLLRTTEKSGACFVRTDQLDGETDWKLRLAVPATQKLDNDAQLFDIKASLYVEKPQKDIHSFIGTFTRYDGYSSEESLGVDNTLWANTAIASGSALGIVVYTGQETRSLMNHSAPRSKVGLLDQEINQLTKVLFCAVIGLALVMMCLKGFNGPWYRYMFRFVLLFSYIIPISLRVNLDMGKTFYAWCIQRDREIAGTVVRTTTIPEELGRISYLLSDKTGTLTQNIMVFKKLHLGTVSYGQETFDEVTSVLKAYYSTPSSENSPIRVSTMSYGGKVRRSESTRIYEAVHALALCHNVTPVYDDSTVTNNLDTVSVETGDTGSIQSQTEADQHYYPAEQKPSYQASSPDEVALVKWTEEVGLGLVKRDLVSMQLKAPNGQVLNYQILQSFPFTSETKRMGIIVREEASGETVFYLKGADVVMSGIVQYNDWLEEECGNMAREGLRTLVVAKKTLTEEQYLDFEARYNAARMCVSDRASRVTAVIESLEREMELLCVTGVEDKLQDRVRPTLELLRNAGIKIWMLTGDKLETATCIAKSSRLVSRTQGLHVFKSVVTRTDAHLELNTFRKKQDCALVISGDSLEVCLQYYENEFLELACGSPAVVCCRCSPTQKAEVVTLIQQHTGKRTAAVGDGGNDVSMIQAADAGIGLEGLEGRQASLAADFSIPQFSHLSTLLLVHGRRSYKRSAALSQFVIHRGLIISTMQAVFSAVFYLSSVALYQGFLMVGYATIYTMFPVFSLVLDKDVSEKIALTYPELYKDLSKGRCLSYKTFFTWILISIYQGGVIMYGALIMFEDEFIHIVAISFSALVLTELIMVALTVRTWHKIMVLAEILSLGLYLLSLVVLKDYFDAEFIKTTDFLWKVLVITLVSCMPLYILKFLRKKFSPPSYTKLT; from the exons ATGTGTAGCCCTCCTTGTTGCCACACGACGCATGAGCTTAACTCTCGGTTTCGAAC ATGTTGCACATGGATGTGGCGACGATGTTGCAGAGAAAGGGAACTCCGAGCCAGGACAATTCACATTGGACAACCGCTGTACGAAAAGTTTCCAACAAATGTCATCAGAAACCAAAAATACAATGTTATCACATTTCTACCTCTG GTTCTATTTCAGcagttcaaatttttcttgaacCTGTACTTCCTCATAATGGCCATGTCTCAGTTTTTACCTGACATAAGAATCGGATATTTGTACACATACTGGGGACCTTTAGGCTTCGTTTTAACAGTGACAATTTGCCGTGAAGCCGTTGATGACTTCAGGCGTTATAAAAGGGACAAGGAAGTCAATGCGCAAAAATATTACAGAATAGTTCGAGGAAGTGACACACCAGAGCTTGTTCCAAGTTCAAAATTACGAGTCGGTGACTTG gtaattgttgaaaaaggcCAGAGAGTTCCAGCTGATTTAGTGCTGTTACGGACTACTGAAAAGTCCGGAGCATGTTTCGTCAGAACGGATCAACTGGACGGAGAAACAGACTGGAAGTTACGGTTAGCTGTTCCTGCTACTCAAAAATTGGATAACGATGCTCAGTTATTTGATATCAAAGCAAGCCTCTATGTCGAAAAGCCACAGAAAGATATACATAGCTTTATCGGAACCTTTACTAGA TATGATGGATACAGTAGTGAAGAAAGCCTTGGTGTGGACAACACCCTGTGGGCAAATACTGCAATAGCCTCAGGTTCTGCGTTAGGAATAGTTGTCTATACTGGCCAAGAAACCCGATCATTGATGAATCATTCCGCTCCAAGATCCAAAGTCGGTTTACTTGACCAAGAGATCAATCAGCTAACCAAG GTCTTATTTTGTGCGGTGATCGGTCTTGCTTTGGTAATGATGTGTTTGAAGGGTTTCAACGGCCCTTGGTACCGCTACATGTTCCGTTTCGTATTGCTGTTCTCATACATAATCCCTATAAGTTTGCGAGTAAACTTGGACATGGGCAAGACATTTTACGCTTGGTGTATTCaaagagatagagaaataGCAGGCACAGTTGTCAGAACGACAACGATCCCTGAAGAACTGGGCAGAATATCGTATTTGCTTAGCGACAAGACGGGAACATTAACACAAAATATAatggttttcaaaaaattgcatttgGGAACAGTATCGTATGGTCAAGAAACGTTCGACGAAGTTACTTCTGTATTGAAAGCTTACTATTCGACACCAAGCTCTGAAAATTCTCCAATAAGAGTATCCACTATGTCTTATGGTGGTAAAGTCAGAAGATCTGAAAGCACAAGAATTTACGAAGCTGTCCACGCCCTAGCACTTTGCCACAATGTTACGCCAGTTTACGACGATTCAACTGTTACTAACAATTTGGATACAGTAAGCGTAGAAACTGGAGATACAGGATCTATTCAAAG CCAAACGGAAGCTGATCAACACTATTATCCGGCGGAGCAAAAACCGAGTTACCAAGCCTCGAGTCCAGATGAAGTCGCATTGGTGAAATGGACCGAAGAAGTTGGTTTGGGTCTTGTAAAACGTGACTTAGTATCTATGCAGTTGAAGGCACCAAATGGACAGGTTTTGAATTACCAAATTTTGCAATCTTTTCCTTTCACATCTGAGACGAAAAGGATGGGTATCATTGTCAGAGAGGAAGCCAGTGGCGAAACGGTGTTTTATTTGAAAGGCGCTGATGTTGTTATGTCGGGAATAGTACAATACAATGATTGGCTCGAGGAAGAATGTGGAAACATGGCCAGAGAGGGACTGAGAACTTTGGTTGTCGCTAAAAAGACTCTCACAGAAGAACAATATCTCGATTTTGAAGCTAG GTACAATGCAGCACGAATGTGCGTCAGTGACAGAGCTTCCAGAGTTACCGCAGTTATAGAAAGTCTCGAAAGGGAAATGGAACTTTTGTGTGTAACAGGCGTTGAAGATAAGCTCCAAGATCGAGTAAGGCCTACTTTGGAGCTGCTAAGAAATGCAGGAATCAAG ATATGGATGTTGACAGGGGATAAATTGGAAACAGCAACGTGCATAGCAAAGTCTTCCCGACTAGTTTCGCGAACTCAAGGACTTCACGTATTCAAGTCCGTTGTGACAAGAACAGACGCACATTTAGAACTGAATACTTTTAGGAAAAAGCAAGATTGCGCGCTTGTTATCAGCGGAGATTCTCTCGAAGTGTGTCTTCAGTACTATGAGAATGAATTTCTGGAATTGGCATGTGGCTCGCCAGCCGTCGTCTGCTGTCGATGTTCACCAACGCAAAAAGCCGAAGTTGTTACGCTCATACAACAGCACACTGGCAAAAGAACTGCAGCAGTTGGTGACGGTGGAAACGACGTTTCAATGATACAAGCAGCGGATGCTG GCATCGGCTTGGAGGGTTTAGAAGGACGTCAGGCATCTTTAGCTGCTGATTTTTCGATTCCTCAATTTAGTCATCTCTCTACATTGTTACTCGTTCATGGCAGACGAAGTTACAAGCGATCTGCTGCTCTGAGTCAATTCGTCATCCATCGTGGCTTGATCATTTCTACAATGCAGGCTGTGTTTTCAGcggttttttatttgtcgtctGTGGCGTTGTATCAGGGATTCTTAATGGTTGG CTACGCAACGATTTACACGATGTTCCCAGTGTTTTCATTGGTATTGGATAAGGACGTATCCGAAAAAATTGCACTTACCTATCCAGAGCTTTATAAAGATCTTAGCAAAGGACGTTGTCTGTCTTATAAAACATTCTTTACGTGGATTTTGATCAGTATATATCAAG gGGGAGTGATAATGTATGGTGCCCTCATCATGTTCGAAGATGAATTCATCCACATTGTGGCTATTAGCTTTTCGGCGTTGGTATTAACAGAATTGATCATGGTGGCCTTGACTGTTCGAACCTGGCACAAAATTATGGTTCTTGCTGAAATTTTATCTTTGGGGTTATATTTGTTATCCTTGGTCGTGTTGAAGGATTATTTCG ATGCCGAATTCATAAAAACCACAGATTTCCTTTGGAAAGTACTAGTGATAACGTTGGTCTCGTGTATGCCGTtgtacattttgaaatttttgagaaaaaagttttcaccaCCGAGTTATACAAAGTTGACTTAA